aactgaaaaaacatttttgtgttggatagccctttgatcctggagtgctataggctatatatcatcacgctttgacgaataggagcggagcagcaatgaaacatgttgcaaaaacggggaaaattataagttttgagagcttccgttgcctgcgctccgtaaacggttaaagttatgcaacaatgatgtatgacgggattgttccactttaaaagttctaaaaaatatattataaaacaaagtcccccgctgcatctgtctgtctgaacgttttaaactcaaaactacccaacgtattaaaatgaaatttggtatggagacagtttgagaccctgggaagaacataggctcccgggaaacttctacatttataacggaaaactttagcctgaaaaactttataacgcgggcggagccgcgggcaaaagctagtatataataattgaagATGGTATTTATGATTGTTCTTAGATTTAAGAGCCCTAAACTCTGACCAGACTCCTGCGTGGCCCAACGATACGGCACTCGCTACGATAGTGCGACAATATGGTTGATTTAACGTGCTAAAATATGATTATCTAGTATTATGtttactaaaatttataaaatcgctTCGGGTCGAAGATGCCGCTAGGCACTGCTGCGTAGATATTTTgcctttatttatttggtacaaaaacaatatacaaattacatgATTCACAACCTACGATATTCAgcataacaatttttaaatttgtacatCGATAAAACGCTCACGCATCCACATTCGGatagactaatatttttataaatcttaaatttCTGGTTGATACGgtcgattttaattaaagattccgaacttaatcttcgatccgatccagggaataattcaaataaaagtaaacaaaaaaatcggattggtccattttcgcaatCGATAGaagtaaattatacattaacatgtaaaggtaaaacaaacaaatataattttttaataattatttatttgtgctaAAGTCAAgaatatgtaaacaaaatttatacttGTAACTTACATTCAcagatatacaaatatttataaagattttaaattaaacaaaattgtgaCAAACTTAAATGCACGTTAAAATATGTCTAGCTACCAATAGTTGTTTAGCAAATAGGTACATTTAAAAGGTTTCTATTACAACCTAGTGTTAATAattgagtaaataataaatatgcatctagataatattatgattgtgtataattattataaagatttataaatctattatcATGATTTTACAACACCggcgataaataaatattttaacaatgtgtTACTTTTAGGCGACTAGACGTGGTGTTGAAAACAGCCCACAGTCTAAActttggttttaatttaattcacagCAGTATTAACAACTTCacccaatatatttattaataatttaatgtttaggCCATTTATGGCAGTGAGTTAgtatggtataaataaatatgttaatctagTGACTAAGGTACATTCTAAGCTCTGGCGtaatataacaattactgtGCAACAAgtgtactttattttactatctAACGGTACatgtaaatatgaatatattgtgtttaaccATTATTGGAGgactattatattaatatatgtgaACACTTCAATGTAGTTATATAATGTGAAGCACTTGTATGTTAGTATGTTATTTGGCCTCCAAGCGGGAAGATAGTTTGAGCCCGTTTATTTGACACTTCGTCtactatattataacaaaatggaTTTACCATAATATGATCAGACATGActattatggaaaatattttcggAAACCTCTAGGCTATATCACAAATAAGATTATATCTACTTTACTactctatatattttgtaaataattctcAGTCGAGATTAAACTTTTCTCTAATTGTTAATAACACATATTTAAGGCAAGTAAACCtgtaaatcatttattatatttcaaagtaaCTACGCTAAAATGTTCAATGTGAATAAggcttttttattgttaatatccGGATATGTTACTTGAATTACTTAAATTACACACATTTATTGGACACACATACATCTCGTAATGCAAGATTTCAAAAATTATTCTGAATTTTTGCATTACTTTCTTttgacttaataaaaaaaaaaaaaatccgatttTCTGTAATTTGAGTGCTAAGTagtgtattatattctgtgtcaaataaataatataatgagcTATTTTAAACTCATCACATTCCAAGTTGGATTTCTATATTGCGTTATTTTAACAAAgaacatttttacaataaatactaaaagtGTACTATTTAAGGCCCAAACACGGtaatatggattaaatataaatgGCAATAAATCAGACCACAGTAGCATTGCATTACGGGTATAATGCTACGTGTCCGCGATCTACgtccaatataatatattgaatgatGGCATTCATTGAGATACTTAGTCAGTTGGCGGATCCATGGCGGCGACAATAGCCTTCATGACAGCAGCGGCACAGAGCGCGGCCCGGGGCTGCCATTCCTTACCGCGGGTACCGTCACGGTAGTCAGAAATAcctatacaattaaaaatacaatgtaatagGAAAATTTGAATTAGCATGCATAGAATACTCAGTTTCATTtgcttaatatattttccctAAATACAAGTTACACTGGTTTCTATGATTTAAATGTAATGGGCGATTTTACCTTTACTTCTGACGCACATCGAAACggctttagtattttttactgtATAATATTTCCTATAGGAGGTAAATTGTCTTAAACAAAGTAgtgtatataaacaaaaaatatatatatattttgcttcCTGGGTTATAAATCTTTTCCACAgggtacaaatattatattttaaataaatattttttattcatactaaTATACCTAAATAAGAAAGTAATTCTGTCTATCTGTTTGTCTCTTACGCTTTCATGGTAAAACTACcgaaccaattttgatgaaattgaaTAGGAAGTTAGCTTGAAACATATGAAAAGGTAGATGCTGTTTTTTATTCTGGAACAGTAGATAGTATGATTTTTACCCTTTTATTTCTACCTTGTAAAAGTTTATGATTCGAGCGGCGTCGCGATTAAACGCCAGTAAGAAATATGACTACCGATACAACACGATCGTTCATAAACGTTTACAGTGGAAAAGAAAGCATTGATCCAGGCTGCCTCTAATATTGAAAGGATGAAATAATTGCGTTAGTGGAATGGAATGGAAGGTATAATAATGTAAGTGTTGTACCTCTGACGGAGAGGAAGCAGTCCTTCCGGTTGCCGACGACGCTGTCGAGCACGGCGTCCAGCTCGCAGTCGTAGGCGCGTGCGCGCGCATGCGCGGCGAAGGCGGCGCGCGCGTCCCCCGCGCCCGCCACCGCGCGCCCCCCCGCCACCGGCGCGCAGTGCACGcagcgcgcgccgccgcggcgCTGCGCCGGACACAACGCACATCAACACGACGCTTACATTACACATACACGACACAACTTGCTACAAGTTGCATTTGTATAGAACTTTTGAAGTATTATCGCTAGTCTTAACTTATATGgaagttttgatgaatactttgCGGAAACACCTTGTTAGACTAAACTTAACATTGGACCAAACAGTTGTGCCGACCTTATAGggtgacaaacaaaaaaacatcaagACTTCGTGTACACAAGAGGCACAAAGAAATACATTACAGTTTGATTAAAACGCCTCACAAAAATGTGCCCCCATAGCCTCGCATTAGCTAAGACCGCCATTaacaataactaataataaacacattttgttTGTTCATTTTGAATATCAGCGACATTGACATAtgaaattacaaataacataatatgtacgTCACCCCACACTTTTCCATAATCTATTGAGCGACTAAAACCTTTAGTATTGGGATTATCTACATACCCTCGTTGACCCTTAGTCcacataacaaacattttattaaaatttacataactgATTCCCAAAGACGTCCATCTGGACCCTCCGGCGTCCACGGGAGCATTGACGGGTTCTACGTTAGTGTAACCAAAAAATGAGGGTTCACAAGCGGGGGTCAACGAACATTTATCtagttttgatagtaaagaattaaaatgaTGGTTAGGTTTCACCTACCAATGTaggcatataatattttaagaagctcagCGATTGGTACATCCACAAAACTTCCATATTCTGGGGAATACAGTAGAAATTTTACTGCAGGGAGTCCACCGGCaccaacaaaattttgaaagtagtctatgtgaaaaaatattggaaaccTTTAATACTTACAGAACTAGTACTATAGTTTACTTAACCAACAATGTATAACGTAGCAAATATCGATTTGCTAGAAGATGCCATCTCATTCGTTAATTCTTATTGCACTATATTACTGACCATaacattaatacaaattacggatttatatcaaatttaagTCTCTTTGCCAATCATGCATTACAAATGCATTTACTCAAGCTGTCGCAGTAAATCAAGGATCTTTGCAATACTAGCGCATGTCGGTTGTTAGTCACTATAATGGCTATAAAGGAGAAGTGGAATGACAAGTGTTAGCAAATTTTGTAGACCCCACTTAAACAACTAACAAGGCACACTTATACGAAATCTATTTACCTATGTGGTGTTAAAATTCCTGGAgacttgaataacaaatgttAATTAGGTCAAGACTTCGAACACGCTTCCTTCCCATAACCTCTTCGGTATCATTTTCCTATTATCCAATATATTGCAATGTATGTCCATATGTGAATAATGGAAACGTGTACGTGACCCAGTTACCCGCATATAGGTAAAGAATATGACGTGGGAATTGACGTACAAAGATTTTCCAGCGCGAAATGAATCACATCAAATTAATCAAGTCACGGTTATGAAATTggtaattctaattttattggtCACGTTCATTTCATATGTTACTGTAAatcttattaaaacaaaataatacacatcAAAAGCTAAAGGGAGAGGAAACAATGTTATACTAAACTTTTGTGAAGAACTTAACTTACTAACAATCCCCGGACGTAGTTTAgatattgtctttatttttatgacaattatttAGCGCTCGTTAGGTTGCTGGTACCGTACTTTTCCCAATCActctataattttcatttaatattagtacATATTGGGTATGTGTTTACAGTGAAGAGTGTCGAAGGTTGGCGAGGTTCCGcgatttgatacgtagctcgtCCCCTGTTGGCAGCGTATGATTGCagagcaatatattgcgcaagaaatTCCATATAAATGTACACTAgcgttaatatttgaataattgttgatattattaatagcaGTTATGAGTGCGGTGGAGCTCACAGTTGGTCAGGCTGCGGCGCGGGTGCGACACCTCGATGTAGGCGCCGTGGCCGACGTCCACGCACAGCCGGTCCGTGCCGCTGGCCGGCGCCTCCCACCGCCCCGGCACGCCGCGCAGGCGCCGCAGCCCTGCCGCAACACAACCACACATAGCTATAGCGTATGTACTACACAGACGTATACTAAAAGGCAAGAGAATCAATATGGAAGAGTAATAGCACACGCATCAGCCATCTTTAGAattcttttctgtctgtctgtttttcAGTTTGTTAGCGTAGGTACATCTTCAGAATtactaaacaattttttatgtagttttgtcAGGTGGATAGAATATAATTGGGAGCACAGTATAGGTTTTGTTTAAGACGAAGAACGAACTTCTACATGGGCACAGCTGCTCACAAAAAGCTATCAAACTTAGTCATATCTTCCATACTACataatttttgacataaataaatttgtccAGAATAATTTATCCACATTTCACAAGGTGCTCGATGgcatagttataaattataatacggcTGCGTTACGGGTTCGACCCAGAGGTCTGATAAATGATGCTTAAAAAAAGCGCATAATTACCCCGGAGTCCAGTATGTACCCATAAATAGCAATAGGATTGACCTAGACATGTCACCTAAAAaagctggcgaaatgtgggtgtgatACACCTCTGTTGATTCCTAAAAAGGTAGATGATTCTAGAGTAGGTAGAGTTTACTTGCCATGTATGCAAATAACCTACtttgattagtttattttaggCATCGATCCGAATATATCGATTGCGTGATTGCCATAacaatatagttatttaaattctCGATTGAACATTAAGtgaaaaaacacacacacacacacaaaaaaagAAAGTAGAACATTATATAAGGGTTATTAGTTTTGAAATCAGTTCTTTAACGTTTTTCTGTTACGTTTTTTACGAAAATGAATTCTATTTACAAGCCAAATTAAATACTCGTGATAGACAGATTGAATAATACTAGCAACTCTAACTCAAGTATaagtgttattatatatttatttcgtagtATCAAAATGAGGTAAACTAAATAGAAGGAAGATACAATACCAACTATATTATTAGAATGGCCGACTTGCGTAAAGGGGAatgataaaattacaaaacaaaaatataatgtattatccTGATACATAATAATTAGATAAACATAACAATTAAAGTACCAGTTGTTTACGAATTCGTTACTgactaagtaaataaatacttttctatAAAACAGGGAAATCGAAAAAAATTGGGATCATTTAATGTATCCAAAACTGTTAATGACTATAATGTGAGCCAACTTCACTAAATTCTTTTTAGCAGTTATGTctgattgatattattattatgtaatcaaCTAgacgatatattatattattaagattaccTTCTTCAACATATGAATCCCAGTGCGCTTTAGTGTTAGCTAAACGGATAGCGATCTCTTGAAGGAGGAAGTTTGCAGGCTTGTAAGGTTTCACCTCATAGTCCCATCCGCCCTTGCTGTTTTTCTCAGCTTTCTCGCAGAAAACGTACACGTATCtgtaaaatttagaaaaataaaatgacttccATTGCAAcgttaaaaattatgatttaaagaTGTTCTGTTTTAAGTAGTttctatttaaagttttaatgcataaaataatcTTATACATAGGTATATTTGTAAAGTTAGGTTGTCTCGTTATCTATTGAATACGACTGTTTAAGTTTGTGCAGTTGttcgtatttatattaagtttttaatacaaGACCATAGGAATACAGGTAACGTGCAAGTCGTATTTTCATTggtttgaattaatattttgttcatatttaGTCATACTTAGCAGCATTCAGGAAATTGCGCAAGGACTTCTCGTCCAATATACCTCAGTATCTGAAGACTAAAGTCTTCAATCAATATGTGTTACCAGTGATGACATACGGCACTGAGATGTGGTCTGTAACTATGATCCGTATAAGGAAACTCAcagtcgctcagcgagctatagAGACGAAAATTCTTGGTATTTTTCTACGGGATCGAGTCAggaatgaggagatccgtaaaAGAACGAAAGTCACCGTCATAGCCCTCGGATTAGCAAGctaagtggcagtgggcagggcacatagctcgcagaactaatggccgatggggcaagaaggttctggagtggaggtcACGAACTGGCAAGCACAGCGTCGTACGTTCACCctcgaggtggacagatgacctcataaaagtcgcaggacgTCGCTGGTTGCGGGCCGCTTAGAAtggggcgatctggaaatctttggggaggcccatgttcatcagtggacatcctgcggctgatgatgatgatgacatatATAGTAAGGTCTCGCTTAATTCTGATATAGTACGACTAATAATACTAGGTATACTATGTGTAATGTGACGTGTGCGTGAATTGCGGTGAATAATTAGTGGTTTCCCATGCGCGTGCACATCGTTCGTTGTACCCACCAAATGTACCTACtgta
This DNA window, taken from Manduca sexta isolate Smith_Timp_Sample1 unplaced genomic scaffold, JHU_Msex_v1.0 HiC_scaffold_3361, whole genome shotgun sequence, encodes the following:
- the LOC119192915 gene encoding uncharacterized protein LOC119192915; protein product: LTLQWKSFYFSKFYRYVYVFCEKAEKNSKGGWDYEVKPYKPANFLLQEIAIRLANTKAHWDSYVEEGLRRLRGVPGRWEAPASGTDRLCVDVGHGAYIEVSHPRRSLTNYKCSLTPACEPSFFGYTNVEPVNAPVDAGGSRWTSLGISYRRGGARCVHCAPVAGGRAVAGAGDARAAFAAHARARAYDCELDAVLDSVVGNRKDCFLSVRGISDYRDGTRGKEWQPRAALCAAAVMKAIVAAMDPPTD